Proteins encoded by one window of Pseudorca crassidens isolate mPseCra1 chromosome 3, mPseCra1.hap1, whole genome shotgun sequence:
- the MFAP3 gene encoding microfibril-associated glycoprotein 3 isoform X1 yields the protein MKPHCCLFTLVVSVTVPAAFALEDVGFNQMTPLGANHSSSNASFLPSFELSADSHSGDDVIIAREGTSVLIECLLTVDHYEGVYWYNSKGQQLDNRGRGGKWLVSDNFLNITNIAFADRGLYTCFITSPIRASYSVTLRVIFTSGDMSVYYMVVCLIAFTITLILNVTRLCMMSSHLRKTEKAINEFFRTEGAEKLQKAFEIAKRIPIITSAKTLELAKVTQFKTMEFARYIEELARSVPLPPLILNCRAFVEEMFEAVRVDDPDDMGERIKERPALNAQDGIFVINPEMGRSNSPGGDSDDGSLSEQGQEIAVQVSVHLQSETKSIDTDSQDSNHFSPPDDTGSAELNSNYKDGAYESCQL from the exons aTGAAGCCACATTGTTGTTTATTCACTTTAGTGGTGAGTGTTACTGTGCCAGCTGCTTTTGCTTTGGAAGATGTAGGCTTCAACCAAATGACCCCTCTGGGAGCAAATCATAGTTCTTCCAATGCATCATTTCTCCCAAGTTTTGAACTCTCAGCAGATTCCCACTCAGGTGATGATGTCATCATAGCCAGAGAGGGAACTAGTGTTTTAATTGAGTGTCTTCTCACAGTCGACCACTATGAAGGTGTCTATTGGTACAACTCAAAAGGACAGCAGCTGGATAACAGAGGCAGAG GTGGAAAATGGTTGGTTTCTGATAACTTCCTGAATATCACGAACATAGCCTTTGCTGACCGTGGGCTCTATACATGTTTTATCACGTCTCCGATCCGTGCCTCCTACTCGGTCACCCTGCGTGTTATCTTCACCTCGGGAGACATGAGTGTCTACTACATGGTGGTTTGCCTGATTGCCTTTACAATCACTCTCATCTTGAATGTCACACGGCTGTGCATGATGAGCAGCCATCTTCGTAAAACTGAGAAAGCCATCAATGAATTCTTCCGAACTGAAGGGGCAGAGAAACTTCAGAAGGCCTTTGAGATCGCAAAACGCATCCCCATCATCACCTCAGCCAAGACTCTGGAGCtcgccaaagtcacacagtttaaAACCATGGAGTTTGCTCGTTATATTGAAGAACTGGCAAGAAGCGTCCCTCTGCCACCTCTTATTCTAAACTGTCGGGCCTTTGTAGAGGAGATGTTTGAGGCTGTGCGAGTGGATGACCCTGATGACATGGGAGAAAGAATTAAAGAGAGACCTGCCTTGAATGCTCAGGATGGCATCTTTGTCATTAACCCAGAGATGGGCCGGAGTAATTCACCAGGAGGAGATTCGGATGATGGTTCCCTGAGTGAACAAGGCCAGGAGATAGCAGTTCAGGTTTCTGTCCACCTTCAGTCAGAGACCAAAAGTATTGATACAGATTCTCAAGACAGCAATCATTTCAGCCCGCCTGATGATACAGGATCTGCTGAATTGAACTCTAACTACAAAGATGGGGCATATGAAAGCTGCCAGCTGTGA
- the MFAP3 gene encoding microfibril-associated glycoprotein 3 isoform X2, whose product MSVYYMVVCLIAFTITLILNVTRLCMMSSHLRKTEKAINEFFRTEGAEKLQKAFEIAKRIPIITSAKTLELAKVTQFKTMEFARYIEELARSVPLPPLILNCRAFVEEMFEAVRVDDPDDMGERIKERPALNAQDGIFVINPEMGRSNSPGGDSDDGSLSEQGQEIAVQVSVHLQSETKSIDTDSQDSNHFSPPDDTGSAELNSNYKDGAYESCQL is encoded by the coding sequence ATGAGTGTCTACTACATGGTGGTTTGCCTGATTGCCTTTACAATCACTCTCATCTTGAATGTCACACGGCTGTGCATGATGAGCAGCCATCTTCGTAAAACTGAGAAAGCCATCAATGAATTCTTCCGAACTGAAGGGGCAGAGAAACTTCAGAAGGCCTTTGAGATCGCAAAACGCATCCCCATCATCACCTCAGCCAAGACTCTGGAGCtcgccaaagtcacacagtttaaAACCATGGAGTTTGCTCGTTATATTGAAGAACTGGCAAGAAGCGTCCCTCTGCCACCTCTTATTCTAAACTGTCGGGCCTTTGTAGAGGAGATGTTTGAGGCTGTGCGAGTGGATGACCCTGATGACATGGGAGAAAGAATTAAAGAGAGACCTGCCTTGAATGCTCAGGATGGCATCTTTGTCATTAACCCAGAGATGGGCCGGAGTAATTCACCAGGAGGAGATTCGGATGATGGTTCCCTGAGTGAACAAGGCCAGGAGATAGCAGTTCAGGTTTCTGTCCACCTTCAGTCAGAGACCAAAAGTATTGATACAGATTCTCAAGACAGCAATCATTTCAGCCCGCCTGATGATACAGGATCTGCTGAATTGAACTCTAACTACAAAGATGGGGCATATGAAAGCTGCCAGCTGTGA